One window of Oscillospiraceae bacterium genomic DNA carries:
- a CDS encoding recombinase family protein, with translation MYDAIYARQSVDKEDSISIESQIAMCEHETRGNNFKVYSDKGYSGKNLDRPDFERLVEDIKQGLIRRVIVYKLDRISRSILDFAGLIQFFEQHKVEFVSVTEKFDTSTPVGRAMLNICIVFAQLERETIQQRVKDAFDSRSRRGFFMGGTAPYGFRKAKTTIDGKKTSKFVIHKEEAEHVKLIFSLYADSNNSLNDVLRYLLDNGISQLNDKAWSTSRLSEILRHPVYVQSDLSIYEFYKSHGATIHSDVSEFDGRGCYLYTGTASSNGKRSDVIGREIVIAPHKGFISSEEWLKCRLRSINSKYSTKTQRGTSSWLLGKLKCGNCGYALAVRKSGKNRLGVCSNYSTMMLCKGTGGRVDINALENYVLDAMRDKLAKFKTLSGNTKNETPPKVRENDIKIAKLDTEIADLLTKVTGANTILMDYINEKVEELDHSRKELQQENISIRQTVKADKLATIYDHVEDWENTSFENKKSALDMLAKAIHISNAEIAISWNF, from the coding sequence ATGTATGATGCAATATATGCAAGACAATCCGTAGACAAAGAAGATAGTATATCAATAGAAAGCCAAATTGCCATGTGTGAGCATGAAACACGAGGTAACAACTTCAAAGTCTATTCCGACAAGGGTTACAGTGGAAAGAACTTAGACAGACCAGATTTTGAGCGTTTAGTAGAGGATATTAAGCAAGGGCTAATAAGACGAGTAATCGTTTACAAGCTAGACCGTATAAGTCGCTCGATACTAGACTTTGCAGGGCTTATACAGTTCTTTGAACAGCACAAAGTAGAGTTTGTTTCTGTCACAGAAAAGTTTGATACCAGTACCCCCGTTGGACGTGCTATGCTCAATATTTGTATTGTTTTTGCACAGTTAGAAAGGGAGACAATACAACAAAGAGTAAAAGATGCTTTCGACTCTCGAAGTAGACGAGGCTTTTTCATGGGTGGGACTGCTCCGTATGGTTTTAGAAAAGCCAAAACGACCATAGACGGAAAGAAAACTTCGAAGTTTGTTATTCACAAAGAAGAAGCCGAACACGTTAAGTTGATTTTTTCACTGTATGCAGATAGTAACAACTCATTAAATGATGTGTTGCGCTATTTATTAGACAATGGGATTAGCCAGCTAAATGATAAAGCATGGAGTACGTCAAGACTTAGTGAAATACTTCGCCACCCTGTATATGTACAATCCGACTTATCGATTTATGAGTTTTACAAAAGCCATGGGGCAACTATTCATAGCGATGTATCGGAGTTTGACGGCAGAGGTTGCTACTTATACACAGGGACTGCTTCTAGCAATGGAAAACGCTCTGACGTTATTGGCAGGGAAATTGTAATAGCACCACATAAGGGCTTTATATCTTCCGAGGAATGGCTGAAATGCAGGCTACGCTCTATAAACAGTAAATACTCTACAAAAACACAAAGAGGTACAAGCTCTTGGCTATTAGGTAAACTCAAATGTGGTAACTGTGGATATGCTCTTGCGGTTAGAAAATCAGGTAAAAATAGGCTCGGCGTTTGTAGCAACTACTCAACCATGATGCTTTGCAAGGGTACTGGTGGCAGGGTAGACATTAACGCATTAGAAAACTATGTCTTAGACGCAATGAGGGATAAGTTGGCAAAGTTCAAAACACTATCGGGCAATACAAAAAACGAAACTCCCCCAAAAGTGAGGGAGAACGACATCAAAATTGCCAAGCTAGACACCGAAATAGCCGACTTGTTGACCAAAGTCACGGGCGCAAATACTATCTTAATGGACTACATAAACGAAAAGGTTGAGGAACTCGACCACAGCCGAAAAGAACTCCAACAGGAGAACATATCTATACGCCAAACGGTAAAAGCGGACAAGTTAGCCACAATCTACGACCATGTAGAAGACTGGGAAAACACCTCTTTTGAAAACAAAAAATCGGCGTTAGATATGTTGGCAAAAGCCATTCACATATCCAACGCCGAAATTGCCATCAGCTGGAACTTTTAA
- a CDS encoding GNAT family N-acetyltransferase, producing the protein MEMIAGLNKAIDYIEEHLRGEVDYNEVCKICACSLPKFQQMFSMTCGIPVSEYVRNRRMTIAAHEIVNSDIKILDLALMLGYDSPEAFTRAYQSFHGVPPSTTRKEKTYEEYHRASVQIQVYGGKFKMGTKSIMKIETERIIIRKIQADDWKDLQEIAISKESSPFAACDHAWPTDDDGIKGMCNYFAGENQFWVVEAKDLKKVVCFINFNGIDENQKLDIGHVMNSTYSEQGYEYEALKALYNYAFLELGALSIIAYWALDDEEKLAPLYKLGMKVTDKWMENKFSPDADGTTSQFEGGTFTVTRDEWITNPAE; encoded by the coding sequence ATGGAAATGATAGCAGGACTAAATAAAGCTATTGACTACATTGAAGAACACTTGCGGGGCGAGGTTGACTACAACGAAGTTTGTAAAATCTGCGCCTGTTCGTTGCCAAAGTTTCAGCAAATGTTTTCGATGACTTGCGGCATTCCCGTTTCGGAATACGTCCGAAATAGGCGCATGACAATCGCGGCACATGAGATAGTCAATAGCGACATTAAAATTTTAGACTTGGCTCTCATGCTTGGATACGATTCGCCCGAAGCCTTTACAAGGGCGTATCAATCGTTTCATGGTGTGCCGCCGTCCACAACCCGAAAAGAAAAAACGTATGAAGAATATCATCGCGCTTCTGTGCAAATTCAAGTATACGGAGGAAAATTCAAAATGGGAACTAAATCAATCATGAAAATCGAAACAGAGCGAATTATTATCAGAAAAATACAAGCTGACGATTGGAAAGACTTACAAGAAATCGCCATATCAAAGGAAAGTTCTCCGTTTGCAGCTTGCGACCACGCATGGCCGACTGATGATGACGGAATCAAAGGAATGTGCAACTATTTCGCCGGAGAAAATCAATTTTGGGTTGTCGAAGCAAAAGACTTGAAAAAAGTTGTGTGCTTCATTAACTTCAATGGCATAGACGAAAATCAAAAATTGGATATTGGTCATGTGATGAATTCTACTTATAGCGAGCAGGGCTATGAATACGAAGCCTTAAAAGCCCTATATAATTACGCTTTCCTCGAACTCGGCGCGTTGAGTATCATAGCATATTGGGCGTTAGATGATGAGGAAAAACTTGCGCCGCTGTACAAGCTCGGAATGAAAGTTACAGACAAGTGGATGGAAAATAAATTTAGCCCCGACGCTGACGGCACGACATCGCAATTTGAGGGCGGCACATTTACAGTAACAAGGGACGAATGGATAACAAATCCGGCAGAATGA
- a CDS encoding YgiQ family radical SAM protein yields the protein MHQDFLPISRDDMLARDWHYYDFLLVTGDAYVDHPSFGAAVIGRVLEREGYRIAILPQPQGAEDLRAIGKPRYGVLVTAGNLDSMVAHYTAAKKRRSEDYYSPDKRAGLRPDRACIVYSQWAREAFSNVPIVLGGLEASLRRFAHYDYWQNRVRRSILFDAKADLLVYGMGERSICEVAARLKSGTAMDGIAGTAYITKSVPDSAITCASYEDVCVDKFAYAQAVKVQVDECDPVRGRVVAQAHGDRFLIVNPFALPLTGRDLDATYELPYTRLVHPSYAATGMPVAALEEVQFSVTHNRGCFGDCNFCALSFHQGKMVGSRTHESITREVEMFTQHPQWKGYVHDVGGPTANFRRPSCQQQLNVGLCRSKKCLVPEPCKHLDADHSDYLQLLRKLRGIDGVKKVFIRSGIRFDYLMQDKSGECFAELLKYHISGQLKVAPEHCVDSVLAAMGKPRHEVYEKFAEKYKRLNQKYGKEQYLVPYLMSGHPGTTLQDAVALALYLHKAGKHPEQVQDFYPTPGTISTCMYYTGLNPLTMQQVHVPDGRERSLQRALLQWRRPEKRKLVIAALREVGREDLIGFSKGCLVRPLSRK from the coding sequence ATGCACCAAGACTTCCTCCCCATCTCACGTGATGATATGCTTGCTCGTGATTGGCATTACTATGATTTTCTGCTCGTGACGGGTGACGCATATGTTGATCACCCATCATTTGGCGCGGCTGTCATCGGGCGCGTGTTGGAACGTGAGGGCTATCGTATCGCCATTCTGCCACAGCCACAAGGGGCAGAAGATTTGCGTGCTATTGGCAAACCACGCTATGGCGTTCTCGTCACGGCGGGCAATCTTGACTCAATGGTAGCGCATTACACTGCAGCTAAGAAGCGACGCAGCGAGGATTACTATTCGCCGGACAAACGAGCGGGACTGCGCCCTGACCGAGCTTGCATTGTGTACTCGCAGTGGGCGCGGGAGGCATTTTCTAATGTGCCGATTGTTTTGGGCGGCTTGGAGGCCAGTTTACGGCGGTTTGCACATTACGATTATTGGCAGAATCGCGTACGGCGCAGTATTTTGTTTGACGCTAAGGCTGATTTGCTGGTGTATGGCATGGGTGAACGGTCGATCTGCGAAGTTGCGGCAAGACTAAAAAGCGGCACAGCCATGGATGGCATTGCAGGCACGGCATACATTACGAAGTCTGTGCCCGACAGCGCAATCACATGCGCAAGTTACGAAGATGTTTGTGTCGATAAATTTGCGTATGCGCAGGCTGTTAAGGTGCAAGTTGATGAATGTGACCCGGTGCGCGGACGTGTTGTTGCGCAAGCGCATGGCGACCGCTTCTTAATTGTTAACCCCTTTGCCCTGCCGTTGACAGGACGAGATTTGGACGCGACGTACGAGCTGCCATATACACGACTAGTTCATCCAAGCTACGCGGCGACTGGTATGCCTGTAGCGGCATTAGAAGAGGTACAATTCTCGGTGACACATAACCGCGGATGTTTTGGCGATTGTAATTTTTGCGCGCTGAGTTTTCACCAGGGCAAAATGGTAGGCAGCCGCACGCATGAGTCGATAACGCGCGAAGTGGAGATGTTTACACAGCATCCACAATGGAAAGGCTATGTGCATGACGTCGGCGGCCCGACGGCGAATTTTCGGCGACCGTCTTGTCAGCAGCAATTGAATGTTGGCTTATGCCGTTCTAAGAAGTGCCTCGTGCCCGAACCTTGCAAGCACCTGGACGCCGACCACAGCGATTATTTACAGCTGCTGCGAAAGCTGCGTGGCATTGACGGCGTAAAGAAAGTTTTTATCCGCAGCGGTATTCGGTTTGACTACTTAATGCAAGATAAAAGCGGCGAATGTTTTGCCGAACTACTCAAATATCACATTTCAGGACAACTCAAAGTAGCACCCGAGCACTGCGTCGACAGCGTGCTGGCCGCGATGGGCAAACCGCGGCATGAGGTGTACGAGAAATTCGCCGAAAAATACAAGCGGCTCAACCAAAAATACGGCAAGGAGCAGTACCTTGTGCCGTATTTAATGAGCGGGCATCCAGGCACGACGCTGCAAGACGCCGTGGCGTTGGCATTGTATCTACACAAGGCGGGCAAGCACCCCGAGCAGGTGCAAGATTTTTACCCCACACCGGGCACAATATCAACGTGTATGTATTACACGGGACTTAACCCATTGACCATGCAGCAAGTACACGTACCGGATGGACGTGAGCGCAGCTTACAGCGCGCATTGCTGCAATGGCGGCGGCCGGAAAAGCGAAAACTGGTGATTGCGGCACTGCGGGAAGTCGGACGCGAAGATTTGATTGGCTTTAGCAAGGGGTGTTTGGTGCGGCCATTAAGTCGGAAGTAA